A region of Pyxidicoccus parkwaysis DNA encodes the following proteins:
- a CDS encoding helix-turn-helix transcriptional regulator, with product MIPTACGNAGGACPRALHLATTSQSGQFDLFDYLCRTASNLGEELALASRHLRLARWRGLRRRLQAEGRTFREVVEALRLEKARHLLAEDSLNVAGIAQRVGYSDARALRRAFQRWTGMSPGRYRRSPPSV from the coding sequence GTGATTCCGACGGCCTGCGGCAACGCAGGAGGCGCATGCCCGCGCGCCCTCCATCTGGCCACGACTTCCCAGTCCGGGCAGTTCGACCTCTTCGACTATCTCTGTCGCACCGCCTCCAACCTGGGCGAGGAACTCGCGCTCGCGTCCCGTCACCTGCGGCTTGCACGATGGCGCGGACTCCGGCGCCGGCTCCAGGCCGAGGGGCGGACGTTCCGCGAGGTGGTGGAGGCGCTGCGCCTGGAGAAGGCCCGGCACCTGCTCGCCGAGGACTCGCTCAACGTCGCCGGCATCGCTCAGCGCGTGGGCTACTCGGATGCACGGGCCCTGCGACGCGCCTTCCAGCGATGGACGGGGATGAGCCCCGGGCGCTACCGCCGGAGCCCGCCCTCCGTGTGA
- the yjjX gene encoding inosine/xanthosine triphosphatase, translating into MFRTIAVGSTNPAKSSAVRALCERAFPGCHIVAIDVPSGVPEQPIGEPETAEGARNRARAALAAVEGAQLGFGLEGGVDEEGHLINCVAVVCADGRENQAWGVRFPLPPAVAARALRGEELGPVMDEVSGRTESKKSLGAVGILTNGLFTRADMWQGPVACSLMPFLHPELYAAS; encoded by the coding sequence ATGTTCCGCACCATCGCCGTCGGCTCGACCAACCCCGCCAAGTCCTCCGCCGTGCGCGCCCTCTGCGAGCGCGCCTTCCCTGGCTGCCACATCGTCGCCATTGACGTACCCAGCGGTGTGCCCGAGCAGCCCATCGGCGAACCGGAGACGGCGGAGGGCGCTCGCAACCGGGCCCGCGCTGCGCTCGCCGCGGTGGAGGGCGCGCAGCTCGGCTTCGGCCTCGAAGGAGGTGTGGACGAAGAGGGGCACCTCATCAACTGCGTGGCCGTGGTGTGCGCCGACGGGCGCGAGAATCAGGCCTGGGGCGTGCGCTTTCCGCTGCCGCCCGCCGTCGCCGCCCGGGCGCTGCGAGGTGAGGAGCTGGGGCCGGTGATGGACGAGGTCTCCGGCCGCACCGAGAGCAAGAAGAGCCTCGGCGCGGTGGGCATCCTCACCAACGGCCTCTTCACCCGCGCGGACATGTGGCAGGGCCCGGTGGCCTGCTCCCTCATGCCCTTCCTACACCCCGAGCTCTACGCAGCGTCCTGA
- a CDS encoding MFS transporter, with the protein MPTPANLESGQHSSQRPLTGQDARTLGLAALGGALEFYDFIIFVFFTTVIGQRFFPPDTPDWLRQLQAFGLFSAGYLARPLGGIVMAHFGDRTGRKRMFTLSVFMMSVPTLLIGALPTYETAGYAAPLALLLLRICQGAAVGGEVPGAWVFVSEHVPPQRVGFACGTLTAGLTLGILLGSLVATLVNRAFTPEEVQSFGWRIPFIVGGVFGFLAVFLRRWLAETPVFEEMRQRRALVKELPLKAVLRGHGVAVVVSMLLTWVLTAGIVVVILMTPTLVQKLYGIAPAQALEAASIATLSLTVGCIAYGLLADWLGMGRALVTGCGLLLIMTYVFYEGVGAAPERLFFLYGAVGFCVGVVGVVPTVMVRAFPPEVRFSGLSFSYNVAYAIFGGLTPLVVTLMMKENPLAPAHYVAALCGVGILVAVYLLSLGRARFSAVTPSP; encoded by the coding sequence ATGCCGACCCCTGCGAACCTCGAATCCGGGCAGCACTCCTCGCAGCGCCCCCTCACCGGCCAGGATGCCCGGACGCTCGGGCTGGCGGCGCTCGGGGGCGCGCTGGAGTTCTATGACTTCATCATCTTCGTGTTCTTCACGACGGTGATTGGCCAGCGCTTCTTCCCGCCGGACACGCCGGACTGGCTGCGGCAGCTCCAGGCGTTCGGCCTGTTCTCGGCGGGCTACCTCGCGCGCCCGCTGGGCGGCATCGTCATGGCGCACTTCGGCGACCGGACCGGCCGCAAGCGCATGTTCACCCTCAGCGTGTTCATGATGTCGGTGCCCACGCTGCTCATCGGCGCGCTGCCCACGTACGAGACGGCCGGCTACGCGGCGCCGCTGGCCCTGCTCCTCTTGCGCATCTGCCAGGGCGCGGCGGTGGGTGGCGAGGTGCCGGGCGCGTGGGTGTTCGTCTCGGAGCACGTGCCGCCCCAGCGCGTGGGCTTCGCGTGCGGCACGCTGACGGCGGGGCTCACGCTGGGAATCCTGCTCGGCTCGCTGGTGGCCACGCTGGTCAACCGCGCCTTCACCCCGGAAGAGGTGCAGTCCTTCGGGTGGCGCATCCCCTTCATCGTGGGCGGCGTGTTCGGCTTCCTGGCCGTGTTCCTGCGGCGCTGGCTGGCGGAGACGCCGGTGTTCGAGGAGATGCGCCAGCGGCGCGCTCTGGTGAAGGAGCTGCCGCTCAAGGCCGTGCTGCGCGGCCATGGCGTGGCGGTGGTGGTGTCCATGCTGCTCACCTGGGTGCTCACCGCCGGCATCGTGGTGGTCATCCTGATGACGCCCACGCTGGTGCAGAAGCTGTATGGCATTGCCCCGGCGCAGGCGCTGGAGGCCGCGAGCATCGCCACGCTGAGCCTCACGGTGGGCTGCATCGCGTACGGGCTGCTCGCGGACTGGCTGGGCATGGGCCGGGCGCTGGTGACGGGCTGCGGCCTGCTGCTGATAATGACGTATGTCTTCTACGAGGGCGTGGGCGCGGCGCCGGAGCGGCTGTTCTTCCTGTACGGGGCGGTGGGCTTCTGCGTCGGCGTGGTGGGCGTGGTGCCCACGGTGATGGTGCGCGCCTTCCCGCCGGAGGTGCGCTTCTCCGGGCTGTCGTTCTCCTACAACGTCGCCTACGCCATCTTCGGAGGCCTGACGCCGCTCGTCGTCACCCTGATGATGAAGGAGAACCCGCTGGCCCCCGCGCACTACGTGGCGGCGCTGTGCGGCGTGGGCATCCTGGTGGCCGTGTATCTCCTGAGCCTGGGCCGCGCGCGGTTCTCCGCGGTGACGCCCTCGCCCTGA